A genomic segment from Xyrauchen texanus isolate HMW12.3.18 chromosome 21, RBS_HiC_50CHRs, whole genome shotgun sequence encodes:
- the LOC127661869 gene encoding homeobox protein SIX5-like: protein MASLSLESTEQTENGPKASTKDEAKVKEETDPDEVSEQLLQSFQNSALSFSTDQVACLCEALLQAGNVDRLWRFLSTIPPSADLLRGNETLLKAQALVAFHREEFKELYAILDSRDFHPSNHGFLQDLYLKARYKEAERSRGRSLGAVDKYRLRKKFPLPKTIWDGEETVYCFKEKSRTALKDCYKINRYPTPDEKKNLAKVTGLSLTQVSNWFKNRRQRDRTPSGTNSKSESDGNHSTEDEASKGDLEDITDKPAAQETGSSNASLISLTGASCNASGQLILNSTGGFLTSSHPLLLNGSPILSGAGTGVIINGLTLSDGHTVTVSPVTANAPLLLNRAQVISKEGCGINDMDTQGSLSPVVLNPTACLSSTTPLSLSEEAKTASSNVSPLDFINLPEALKNPDNKQTVLTNSMSISTISTSAISHKSLSSVALAQNSFPTSTACSVSSVISSPVVPLQRTQPSEIVVLTKAEHQSPAFSSISSPQVLSLPQVVPSIQGIPVSQLMQHTSGATVSSCPQLVPVSTVNAQLTQDSIPQFQTQTLQIGPRFAQAQPQNGSALLNTNTALSHPQMADGQVTQVFTPQLGDEFTSATIPQIQTSMGTQVIPISSPTQVVPICQPKDTCQPQLVPLSLPQLMPVSSIAGTPTGTFSFPQVVPAAPRLSIPSPGGAFQILTPGSGTGLSVAQGQICLSPVGPPQNVPTATIPGVHLLNSGVVQLPSASPGNILLAGGIGGSPILSVQNGKLILTIPTGIQFTSMPVKSVPDNSILSNITLNENSTVPLHESQPAPSLTAQTSNSLQSSSLCFFGASTLYCSPEPGTIANPTPGASPSTPDSSSTPTPTGVLQAQQTLSPDRMLPLSPMCSGVGTSPHLSQPVWSPVVLSSSSSLTLFDVRGKGDLPEDTDLLGLPGGESLLLGTPPPGEDMERDSQLDEVDEMDGDSKILTQLQSVPVDDELGL, encoded by the exons atggcttcCTTGTCTTTGGAGTCCACAGAACAAACTGAAAATGGTCCAAAGGCGTCCACGAAAGATGAAGCCAAAGTCAAAGAGGAGACGGATCCGGACGAAGTTTCGGAACAACTGCTTCAAAGCTTCCAGAACTCGGCGCTCAGTTTTTCCACCGATCAAGTCGCATGTCTGTGCGAGGCGCTTCTGCAAGCGGGTAATGTGGATCGCCTGTGGAGATTCCTCTCCACCATCCCTCCTTCAGCCGATCTGCTACGTGGCAACGAGACCCTGCTCAAGGCCCAGGCTTTGGTCGCTTTTCACCGGGAGGAATTCAAAGAGTTGTACGCCATCCTGGACAGTCGTGACTTCCACCCGAGTAACCATGGGTTCCTGCAAGACCTTTACTTGAAGGCGCGCTACAAGGAGGCTGAGAGGTCCCGGGGTCGCAGTCTGGGCGCCGTGGACAAATATCGATTGCGCAAAAAGTTTCCTCTGCCAAAAACCATTTGGGACGGTGAGGAAACCGTTTACTGCTTCAAGGAGAAGTCGCGCACCGCTCTGAAGGACTGTTACAAGATCAACAGGTATCCCACTCCGGACGAGAAGAAGAATTTAGCAAAAGTCACAGGACTTTCTTTGACTCAAGTGAGCAACTGGTTCAAGAATCGCCGACAGAGGGATCGGACCCCGTCCGGTACCAACAGCAAAAG TGAATCTGATGGGAACCACAGCACAGAGGATGAAGCCAGCAAGGGAGACCTGGAGGATATTACTGACAAACCTGCAGCTCAAGAGACAGGCAGTTCTAATGCTTCTCTTATATCTCTCACTGGTGCTTCTTGCAATGCCAGTGGCCAGCTTATTCTCAACAGCACAGGGGGATTTCTCACAAGCTCCCATCCCCTGCTGCTCAATGGGAGCCCTATACTCTCAGGGGCAGGGACTGGGGTCATTATTAATGGGTTGACACTAAGCGATGGCCACACAGTCACTGTAAGTCCTGTTACAGCTAATGCACCACTGCTACTCAATAGGGCACAGGTGATCTCCAAAGAGGGGTGTGGCATCAACGATATGGACACACAAGGCAGTCTGTCCCCTGTGGTGCTGAATCCAACAGCCTGTCTATCTAGTACAACACCTCTCTCTCTTAGTGAGGAAGCAAAAACGGCAAGCAGCAATGTCTCTCCGCTGGATTTCATCAATCTTCCAGAGGCCTTGAAGAATCCAGATAATAAACAGACAGTACTTACGAACTCTATGTCCATTTCCACAATCTCCACTTCTGCCATCTCTCACAAGTCTCTTTCTTCAGTGGCATTGGCCCAAAATAGTTTTCCTACATCAACTGCGTGCTCTGTGAGTTCAGTTATCTCCAGTCCAGTGGTGCCACTACAGCGCACACAGCCATCAGAGATTGTTGTATTAACGAAGGCTGAGCATCAGTCGCCCGCCTTCAGCTCCATCTCCAGCCCTCAGGTACTGTCTTTACCCCAGGTGGTACCATCTATACAGGGCATTCCAGTGTCTCAACTTATGCAGCATACATCTGGGGCCACAGTGTCATCTTGCCCCCAGCTTGTTCCAGTCTCCACTGTCAATGCACAACTTACGCAAGACTCCATTCCTCAGTTTCAGACACAGACTTTGCAAATTGGTCCTAGATTTGCTCAAGCTCAGCCCCAAAATGGATCTGCCCTACTAAACACAAATACTGCTTTATCGCACCCCCAGATGGCTGATGGGCAAGTTACACAAGTTTTTACACCTCAGCTTGGAGATGAATTTACTTCAGCTACCATCCCACAAATACAGACCTCCATGGGTACACAAGTCATTCCCATCTCCTCCCCAACTCAAGTTGTGCCCATTTGCCAGCCCAAAGACACATGCCAACCTCAGCTGGTCCCTCTGTCACTGCCTCAACTTATGCCTGTATCGTCCATTGCAGGAACTCCAACTGGAACCTTCTCTTTCCCTCAGGTGGTCCCAGCTGCACCACGCCTCTCCATCCCATCCCCTGGTGGTGCTTTCCAGATTCTAACACCTGGGTCTGGAACAGGATTGAGTGTTGCACAGGGACAAATATGCCTTAGCCCAGTAGGTCCTCCACAGAATGTCCCTACTGCTACCATCCCAGGTGTTCATCTTCTTAATTCTGGGGTGGTTCAACTGCCTTCTGCCTCACCAG GCAACATTCTCTTAGCGGGTGGTATAGGGGGCAGTCCCATCTTAAGTGTTCAGAATGGAAAACTCATCCTCACTATCCCAACTGGCATCCAGTTCACCAGCATGCCTGTTAAGTCCGTCCCAGACAATTCAATCTTAAGCAACATTACCCTTAATGAAAACTCAACTGTTCCTCTGCATGAGAGTCAGCCAGCACCTTCACTCACTGCTCAAACCTCCAATTCACTACAATCAtcttctttgtgtttttttggcGCCTCTACACTTTACTGCAGCCCTGAGCCTGGGACCATTGCCAACCCAACCCCCGGAGCTTCTCCAAGCACCCCAGATTCTTCTAGCACTCCCACACCTACAGGGGTTCTACAAGCCCAGCAGACACTCAGCCCTGATAGAATGCTGCCCCTCAGTCCAATGTGTAGTGGTGTTGGAACCAGCCCCCACCTCTCACAGCCAGTCTGGAGCCCTGTCGTTCTGTCCTCCTCTTCTAGCCTGACATTATTTGATGTGCGTGGGAAGGGGGATCTTCCAGAGGACACAGATTTGTTGGGCCTGCCAGGTGGAGAGTCCCTCCTGTTGGGTACCCCACCTCCAGGTGAGGACATGGAAAGAGATTCTCAACTGGACGAGGTGGATGAAATGGATGGGGACTCAAAAATTCTTACACAATTACAGTCTGTCCCTGTGGATGACGAGTTGGGTTTGTAA